AGACCAGTGAAGGCAACAGCTATCTCCATCTGCCCGGCGTGATTATGGCCGAGAGCGCGGCAGGCGAAGTGCGTTACTTGTTGAGCGATGGGTTGGGGTCGGTGCGGCAGGCGGTGGATGAGACGGGTGCCGTGATCAGTTACAATGAACTTGACCCCTACGGAAATCCCGTGCAAAATGGTGGGGAGCCGTATGGATTTACGGGGGAGTGGTGGGAAGACGACCTGGGTCTGTTGTATCTGCGGGCGCGGTGGTATTTGGCCCAGGATGGTGTTTTCTTGAGCAAAGATCCGTGGCCGGGAAATATACTTTGGCCTCAAATGCTCAATGGGTGGAGTTATGTTGAAAATAACCCCATTAATTTGATCGATCCTTCTGGATATTGTCCACCCTCAATTTGTCGGGATGAATACGGTCCACTTGACCCGTATTACCGACAATGTGCTTATTGGGATATGGATTGTGTGTTACGTAACAAGAATCCCCAATCATTTCAAAAACCTGACGCTACCTCACCTTTTCCGTCTTGGGCGCCCAACAATGCAAATGGGTATGTAGAAGGTCTGGTGGTGAATATTTCTGGACTTGGTTGTATGTGGAAGGTTTGGGGGGTGGAAATTGTGTATAACTTTGCAACGCGCGAGCGGCAAGTATTCACATATTCAGATGCACTTTGGGCCAAAGACTCAGGCCTCCATGTACCTGGCCTGGCATTCTCCCTTGCTGGTCTCACCGAGGCAGGTTACGCTGGTTTCATATCAGGTTTTACGGACAAGAGGCAATAGATGACCAATACAGTGACTACTTTGTTGGCACTTCGCTTGGTTACGGTCCAAGCATTACGGGGAAAACTTGGCCTAAAAAATTGGGGGGCGCTATCGGCTGGGGACAATTTACAAGTGCCGGTACTGATGACAACCCGTGGGCTGCTCTTAATGGCAGAGGTACGGTTAGTGGTGACGTATACTATTTAAATGTTGGAATAGGCTTGTCTGCCAAAGGGAAAGCAAAATGGCCTATTGATGCTGCCTTTGTAGGGACTTGGTACCAACCTATTGATCGTGTAGCAGATAATTATAAGGATCGGGAGTTGCAAATGCTGAGAGATCTCCGAAACGGTGATAATACCCCTCTGAATTTTGTAAATTATACTGGTCCCTTGGGTGTTCTAAGAAGCATGGGGGTTAAAGTTGGGGCCTCTACATTTTCTAAAAACGGATGGATTACTCCTGACGAATATCAAAAAGTAATCCAATGGTGATAAAACGAAGGCAGGTTCTAATGGAAAAACGAGCGTATTGGATATTTCTGCTGGTTTTTATATGGGGGTGCAACTTCGTTCTCCCTATGCGGCCAAGTTCGCTTACACCAACCCCATCTATTGCACCTCGTACTGTGAAGATCATGCATAATTTTCCTTGGCAGGAAAATTGGCATTTACCGACGCGTTTACTTAGACACAGTCAAAATGTTCGCAATCTTATCGCTGTCAAAAATGGAGCAGTATTTACGGACGGTTGGTGGCTCAAATTCGTTCATGCTGACGATGGTGATTTGCAGTGGGCCGTTAGAATGGAGGGCCAATAGACTCTATCATCACAGATGAAAAGGCAGTATATATTGTAAGGAACACTGTTGAAAGGTACGATTTGCAAACGGGTAAACCAGTATGGAAATCTAAGGTGACTTTGCCGGAGCATACAGGATACTCTCTTCGACTTCAAAACAACAACTTGTATGCTTATGAAACAATAGACTCAGTAGATCCAAATTTGGTCAAAATTCATATTCCTAAAGGGGCGACATCAGCAGTGATAAACGAGACAACCCCATAGATTTTGTCAATGGCCCGGTTGATGAAGCAGAGCATTCGTTGCAGTTCAAATCGTTTGATATTGATCTGGCGACGGCCTTGTTGTTTTAGCTGACAAAAGCGCCAGCGCAGTTCGATCCACAGGTTGACCAGGATGAAGCCCAAACTCATCAACCAGAAACGCAAGGCGCCATTACGTGAGGTCGTCCAGGCCCGCACCTGTCGCATACAGCGATAACTGGTTTCAATGCCAAACCGACGTCGATAATATTTGCGCACCGTGTTAGGATGCAGGCGACAATTCAGAATGACAAAGACCAACCAGGTAGCTCGTCGTTTTTTTCGTTGACTGCGTCGGCGAGAGGTGTAGGTTCGCACGATGGCGACCGGCACGGTATAAGCCCCATAAGGGTGGCTTTTGAAGGTATGTTCGGTTCGGTAACTGGCCCGCCCCTGGCACAAAGCACGCGTACCGCCGCTCTTGCCCCGGATAGGGCAAGCCACAATGGTCGGCCAGCCGCTGTGTTGGAGATACCGCAAGACAGGAATGGCACAAAAGCCTTTATCCAGATACAACCGTTTGATCTTGAGACCCAAAATACGTAACCGCCGGAGTAAAGCCGCCACCAATTCAGCCAGATCATCTTCCGGTCGGACAAACAGCAGCCCCAAGGTCAGACGCATATCTTTGAAGATCAGATAGGCCGTGGCCAGTCGAAAAAAACGGGTCGTTCCTTTGTTGGCCCGGCCTCCACAGGTGAGGGCCACTAACCCCGCCTCGTGACCATAGAACGGTTCATCATGCAAATCAATCGCCACTTCTAACTTCGGTTTCCGGATACGCCGGGGTAATCCGGCCACTAACGCTTCATTGACCTGTCGTTCCAATCCGTGCAGATCATCAACCCGCACCTGTTCTTTCAAATAGCCGCGGATTGTTTCGCCGCCCACAACATCCAGGTCTTGGCACACCGCTTCGATGGTTTGTTTCGTCACCGCTGCTTTGACCAGAACATCGAATAGCATGTCGGTCGTACAGTCATAGCCAGTCGCTTGAAATGGAGAATAGGTTGTTAATCGTTCGACTGCTTCGTTCCGGGTATCTTGATCGGTTAACGTGAGATTGGTGTGTGTCATTAGGGAAAAAACTCAAATGGGGAACGACCCAAAACTATCGTGAGGACGTTGTGCAACTTTATGCTACTATGGGTGAAAGGCTCGTCAAATTATTGGCCCCAGACTACGTCTGGATTGCCGAAGACGCGGATCATCAGGAACATATTCATAGGCAGGAAGTTTTAGCGCATTATTTTGATACAATTTATTGGGCTAATTATTACTGTCCTGGTTATCTTGATAAGAATACAGAGAAACTTTTTTTGAATGCTCCAGTAGGCCTTGTTCAACATCTAGAGGGGGGTATATGGTATCAACTCCATAAGAATTTTGAAACCATTTCCAATGAAGAAGCCACAAGAATAGAGGAAGAGGTTAAATCTTACTTTAGCGAACTCAATTTGGGTCGAGTTCAGTGGAGATACATGGCTGGTTGAGCAGTTTTATAATATGTTGGGTAGAATCGATGCGGTTAGAAGAAGGTATCTGGTATCAGCTAACGGAAAAATTCTCTGACTCCAAAGATGAAGACCTGCGGGAGCAAGTTCTGGCGCATTTTAAGCCCGTGGGTGTCAAAACGGTAGTGTAAGAAACCATAGTAAGGCGTGTTGGAGCTTGGCTCATTGTTCTTTGACAACTGAATAATCCTCTATTGCCCTCTTGACCAAGCCGGACGGCTGGAGCCAGGCCTTTGCCATGATTGGTTTGGCGATCAGCATAATTACAGATGGCGGAGAAGCCTTGGGGGCTATTGCCGCATTTATTCCAGAAACTCTGGCTGCCACTGTGCCGGGTGCAATTGCAGTGGAAGTATTGGATGCCGGCGCATCGGTACTTAAAAATGCGCGTCACTTTGTGAGTGCAAATACGCTTAAGCTATTGAGAAAAATTCCCTACGACACCGTATTGAAGAGGATCGGGCCGCAGTTATTATATCAGCTTGCCAACAAAGCGGTCAAAAAAGTGGGCGTAGCCAACTGGCCCACCGGCAGTCTCTCAGAAAAAATCACCCGGGTATTGGCCATTATTAATGATGTGCTACATTCGGTGTGGGACCCGTTTGTGCGTTTGCTGAAATACTTGTGGGAATACGATATGTGGGACGAGCTGGGTGATATTGGCTTTGGCGAGGGCGGTTTCATAGCCGGGCGAGCCTTGTTGTCAAACGGCTCCCTGACGCCTGATGTAGTTAGAACTCTGGCCCATCTTGGCGATGACCTGGCTAAGGCCGGCATCAAGTTAAGCGATGAAGCTATAGAGGGATTGGGCAAATTGGCCCGATATTCGGGCAATGAATTTCGAGAGGGACTTATTACCGCCATTCGCAAGAAGAATCCGGCTTCGCTTGAGCCATTATTGGTTAATGCCAATGCCTGGGATGAAGTTGCCGGTGAAGGGTTTGGCAAGCTGGCCAGAGCCGGGATTGATGATGATGCATTATCAGATTTTCTGATTAAGCATGCGGATGATGCTCCTACATCAAATAAGATGTTGAGTATCATTGGTAATTCATCGCGAACCTGGAACGGGCAGGCATTTGATGGTTTAGGCAAGGTTGTTGAACATTCTGGTATTGAAATCGCTGAATCGCTAGCTAACCGATTTCCTGACGTCGCCGAAGAGTCATTCCAGGTATTAAGTAAGATGGCCAAGCCCTGGCGACAAGAGGCAGTAGATGGTGTTGCCATTTTGGCCCGTGCCACACCTGGACAGGATGTTAATCGAACGATGCGTCTCATTAATAAAACCGGAGGCACGAGCTATGGGGAACGCATGCATCATTTGATTCAAATAGCTGACTCAAAAGAAATAGACGGTTATAATAAGGTACTCGAAAGTCTGACTCGAAATAGTGCAGATATTGGAAATGATCTAAAAGGAACTTTTCATGTTTTAGATAGCTTTGATAGAAAACTTATTGAGATTGATGGCAAAGTAATTAATTGGGATGACATCAATGCATTTGAGGTTAGATTAAGTCAAGACGGAGTTACCCGATACTATGATGCAGTCTTAAAAAATACATCAGGAGGATTCCGTATGGAATTTAAAAATAGGAAAACTTTTGATGCAGCGCAATTCCGAAAGGACTTGGAACTGCTAGATGAGGATGAACTCGAAGATTATTACTTGATTTTCAGAGGTTCAGAGGTCGAGAAGACTATGTTAAATCAGGCCCAAAATGTACTCAATAACTTTCCAGATCAAGACAAAGTGCTGCACTTTAACATTAGTAAACAGCTCAAATTTGTTGGCGAAAATCAAGGCCATCCACTTCCAGTAAGCTTTCCGCCCGGATACTAATTGTCAAAAAAAGGAGAATAAAATGACTTTTTGGAATCAGCGAGAACAAAATCCACAACGTATTGCTTTCGTCAATGCCCAACTTCAGTTTCCATTAGAACCACTGTGGATGTCAGATTTGGGTTCTACAGTATCTCTACTGTCACCACCTATTGTAGTCGAGGGTATTGTCTTTATCTGTTCAACTAGGCAACTCTATGCTTTCAATTTGAAGACCGGGGACTCATTATGGGCATTTAACCCTCAAGCTGAATTAGCCATGAAAGGGACTCCAGCTTTTTGTCAAGATCGAATATTTTTTTCTGACTCGATAGGAGTGCGGTATAGTTTGGATGCCTATACAGGACAGTTACGGTGGCGGGATCACAAACCCAGGACTACCAACGAAGCTTTTTGTGTTTATGATAACAAACTCTTTACTACATTCACCTGGCGTGAAAATGATAACAATGAGCAAGGCTGTATGGCGTTGGGTTTAGATGGAAAAATTTTGTGGCAATTCCATACACCAAATTTAGTCCCGATGAAAGGGGTAGCAGCTAAAGATAATCATTTGGTATTCGGTGATCGGTCAGGACAGATATGGGCACTTGATATTGAAAATGGAAAAGAAATATGGTCTGTTAGAATTAATGAGATTTTTGATCTACAGCCGTATCAAACCTCGAAGGAAAGAATAAGGCTATTGAGTCTACCTGTCATCATTGAGGATATCCTACTTGCACAAGTCCATCGAGCTATGTTTGTGGCTCTAAATCTTGAAAACGGTAACTTACTATGGCATCGTCAAACAGGTTTGTTGCCTGGTTTTAGTGAACAGGCTTTGATTTTTCTCGAACAAAACAGAAACCAGTTATGTCATATTGATATATTGACGGGGGAGATACACAAAGCGACTGAACCTTCCGTGCCTCGATTAGTGCATGCTGAGGCAAAGCGGGCATTAGTTGTAGGTAATACCTATATTGTGGGTACCAACCAGCCCCAAGGATTGTTTGCCTATGACATTGGAAGCGGCCAATTACTCTGGAGATTTGAAACCGAATTGGAAAGTTCTGGTTTTTCTTCCGCACCTGCATTTTCTGATAACAAATTAGTAATCGGAAGTGATGCTGGTAAGATTTACTGTTTTGGATAATTAACGTAAGTGATTGCCGCCCTTTGACAACTGAATAACTTCTTGAGGCAACACGACCCCCTCCTGGCCCAAGCGCCGCCCTGGTGAAAGACATCCCATTCAAGGGCGTTGATGAAGCCCTGCCGCTGTGTTGGAATTTTATGATGCACCTGTGCCGCAAGGCCGTTGACGCCGGCTGGCCAAGCAGCGGCGACAAGATTGGTCACGTTCAGGACGTGCTCAAAACCGCCTGGGAGCCGTTTGGGGCGTTGTTGGAATACTATCATAATGTGGACGTAAGTAAAGTTGGGTTGAGAGGTGTTGTTACCCTGGGCTTTGGCGACGGCGGCCAACTGGCCGGGCGGGTGGTAAGGTTCAACAAAACATTGGACCCCGATGTTGTTGCGGCAATTGCCAAAATTGGCGACGATTTAGGTGGCGCTGCGGCCGATTTGAGTGATGATGCGGCAAGGGGATTGGGCAAGGTTGTAGATGATGCAGGCGAAGGGGGAGCCAAATATCTGTTTCAGGGGTTGAGTTGCGCCGTTGAGATGATAGCCGCGGGGCCTGTCCCCAAGACGGCGGGTCTGGCTGCTCCCCTGGCCAAGAATAAAGTTGTGTGTGACCAGGCCAAACTGGAAACAGCCTTAAAAATTGCGGGTGAAGTTGCCGGAAATTGGTCCGATGAAGCGCTGGAAGGTTTGGGCCGGGTGGTGGACAGGGCAGGTGAGGATGCCGCCCGGCGATTGACCAACTTGATACCTGGTTCATTAGACGATAAGGTCACTCAACGAGCCTTTGCAGTTGTGGCTGCAAAAGGTGATGATATTTGGAACGCTGAAACTATTGAAGGGTTAGCGAGAGTTTTTGAGCAAACCGAAAGTGAACGAGCGTTAAAATTCTTAAGTCAAGAGTATTCAGATGAAATCGTACGCGATACATTAAAATATATCAATGATGCCGATCTGGCTGCCCCCAGCAATATATTGGCAAGAGTAGACGACACGCGCGATTTGTTCCAATGGCAAGCTAAGGGAAATGCGCTTGAATTCTTGGATGATCCAGACATCATTCTGCGCCGTCTTGATATGCCGGATGTTGAGTACCAAGCTTTTAAGCAAAGTATCTTTGATCGGTGGAATAATGGCCAACCACTCGATGGAACACGACTGGCTGAAGCATTTGCTGTAGAAGCAACAATTAAACAGTTACAGAAGTTTGGCAATTATAAAGTGGTTCATGTACTTACTAAAGAAGGGGGACAGGGACCGGATGCAATTTTGAAAAATCTGATTACGGGTAAATGGGTTATTTTAGAAGGAAAAGGCACTCTCAAAGGATTTGATCTCAGTAAAGATACATTTAGGTATTCAGATATGCTTGGGCGTCAGCTATCAAAACGATGGATTACAACTAATCCTCAAAGATATTTGCGAGACATAGATCCTAACGTTCAGCCACAAGTGCAACAGATGCTCCGTGAGATAAATCGAGGAGTTTCTTACGAAGTCGTAGTTGGATGCGGAGGAATTAAAACAAAATCTCTTGATTATGGAACAGAAATAGATGAGTTCATAACTGAAATTAAACCCCTTGGTACTGGTGGACAGGGATGGACAATAGACTTTGTATTTGTAAACCTATTGCCAAAATAGTAAGATGCACTGGATTTGATAAGCATAATAATAGGAGTAACAATGAGTAAAGCAATTCAAACACAGCTAAATAGGTATTTCGAGGATTTACGATTTGAGGAAGAAGAAAGTGAACCTAGTCCCAAAGTAATAGGAATATTGACGGAAGCTATCGGACGCTGTTATGACCTATTAGGTAAAAACGAAGAAAGTTCTCACTACTTCACTTTGGCTAGTGAAGCTTATCTGGAAAGTTTGACAGGGCCATTGATTCGCCCTGATGAAGATGGTGATAATCGTTTGAGTTGCGCTCGCGTTCTATGGAGGACTGGCGATGAACGAGCCAGGGAATATTTTCAGCAATCACTCGAAGAATATCAAAAAGGCTATAAATGGGAACTAGAATCAGTTCAATATAGTTGTCGAAGAGGTAGTATCTTCTGCTTTATTTTTTTAGAAGATTATACTGCTGCTATTACAGCAGCCGAGATTACTTACGCAATGCAATGCGATCTTAATATAACTGGTACAGCAACAGAGACATTAAAGACTGTTATTAAAAATTGTCAAAAAAATGATGTGGCTGCCCATAAAAATTCTGTTATGACATTGGAAGAGTATTTTAAAAAGGAACGTATCGAGTTATATTGGCAAAGCTTAATTCCAGAAGCCGATGTTTATGAATTTGTCAAACGCAAATTGGCTGAATTGGAAACAAAAAATCAAGGTTAAACAGGAGGACTTGATGCAACTGGATGCCGAACACCAAACTTTCAACCCCTGGATCACCATCTGGATAAAACCCAGGGCAACCATCCGCCAAATTATCGATACTGACCCAACCCGGCAGGTCATTTTTTTAGCG
The Anaerolineae bacterium genome window above contains:
- a CDS encoding RHS repeat-associated core domain-containing protein — protein: RLIETTREANTLEPIYNGVGDRVGQTVGGNTTTFALDVVGLPEVIQTSEGNSYLHLPGVIMAESAAGEVRYLLSDGLGSVRQAVDETGAVISYNELDPYGNPVQNGGEPYGFTGEWWEDDLGLLYLRARWYLAQDGVFLSKDPWPGNILWPQMLNGWSYVENNPINLIDPSGYCPPSICRDEYGPLDPYYRQCAYWDMDCVLRNKNPQSFQKPDATSPFPSWAPNNANGYVEGLVVNISGLGCMWKVWGVEIVYNFATRERQVFTYSDALWAKDSGLHVPGLAFSLAGLTEAGYAGFISGFTDKRQ
- a CDS encoding transposase; its protein translation is MTHTNLTLTDQDTRNEAVERLTTYSPFQATGYDCTTDMLFDVLVKAAVTKQTIEAVCQDLDVVGGETIRGYLKEQVRVDDLHGLERQVNEALVAGLPRRIRKPKLEVAIDLHDEPFYGHEAGLVALTCGGRANKGTTRFFRLATAYLIFKDMRLTLGLLFVRPEDDLAELVAALLRRLRILGLKIKRLYLDKGFCAIPVLRYLQHSGWPTIVACPIRGKSGGTRALCQGRASYRTEHTFKSHPYGAYTVPVAIVRTYTSRRRSQRKKRRATWLVFVILNCRLHPNTVRKYYRRRFGIETSYRCMRQVRAWTTSRNGALRFWLMSLGFILVNLWIELRWRFCQLKQQGRRQINIKRFELQRMLCFINRAIDKIYGVVSFITADVAPLGI
- a CDS encoding PQQ-binding-like beta-propeller repeat protein; this translates as MTFWNQREQNPQRIAFVNAQLQFPLEPLWMSDLGSTVSLLSPPIVVEGIVFICSTRQLYAFNLKTGDSLWAFNPQAELAMKGTPAFCQDRIFFSDSIGVRYSLDAYTGQLRWRDHKPRTTNEAFCVYDNKLFTTFTWRENDNNEQGCMALGLDGKILWQFHTPNLVPMKGVAAKDNHLVFGDRSGQIWALDIENGKEIWSVRINEIFDLQPYQTSKERIRLLSLPVIIEDILLAQVHRAMFVALNLENGNLLWHRQTGLLPGFSEQALIFLEQNRNQLCHIDILTGEIHKATEPSVPRLVHAEAKRALVVGNTYIVGTNQPQGLFAYDIGSGQLLWRFETELESSGFSSAPAFSDNKLVIGSDAGKIYCFG